Proteins co-encoded in one Synergistaceae bacterium genomic window:
- a CDS encoding 1-(5-phosphoribosyl)-5-[(5-phosphoribosylamino)methylideneamino] imidazole-4-carboxamide isomerase produces the protein LIERLRIIGFRLFLITAVHKDGTESGPDVELYRGLKADYPDIEIIAAGGVSSIDDLRVLKNAGLSGVVLGKTLYEGRISLSSALEEARL, from the coding sequence CTGATAGAGCGTCTGAGGATCATCGGGTTTCGTCTGTTCCTAATAACCGCGGTCCACAAGGATGGCACGGAAAGCGGGCCTGACGTCGAACTGTACCGAGGGTTGAAGGCCGACTATCCCGACATAGAGATAATCGCGGCCGGGGGCGTGTCCTCCATCGACGACCTTCGGGTCCTGAAAAATGCCGGGCTTTCCGGGGTCGTGCTCGGGAAAACCCTTTACGAGGGGAGGATATCTCTCTCATCCGCCCTTGAGGAGGCTCGTTTATGA
- the hisF gene encoding imidazole glycerol phosphate synthase subunit HisF — protein sequence MKGRRIIPCLDVLDGRTVKGVCFEGMRYAGDPVEMARLYMEEGADELVVLDISAGGEDRGRRRSWISEVSRIASIPLVIGGGISSAEEAQELVSLGARRISINSAAVKRPGLIGECVEALGRGSVVLAVDVRRNESGGWEVFTGGGGFSTGLDAFEWMREGVRLGCGEILLTSIDRDGDKNGYDLDLLSKAVSSVPAPIIASGGAGRMEHFLDAFLAGCDGALAASVFHFGDIRIGELKGYLARHGVPVRSAREAS from the coding sequence ATGAAAGGACGCCGCATCATCCCATGCCTTGACGTCCTCGACGGAAGGACCGTAAAAGGCGTCTGCTTCGAGGGAATGCGCTACGCCGGCGACCCGGTGGAGATGGCGAGGCTCTACATGGAGGAGGGGGCGGACGAGCTTGTGGTGCTTGACATCTCCGCTGGCGGTGAAGACCGCGGCCGGAGGAGGAGCTGGATATCAGAGGTATCGAGGATCGCCTCCATTCCTCTCGTAATCGGAGGAGGCATCTCGTCGGCCGAGGAGGCGCAGGAGTTGGTCTCGCTCGGTGCGAGAAGGATCTCGATAAACAGTGCGGCGGTCAAAAGGCCTGGCCTGATAGGCGAGTGCGTCGAGGCTCTCGGCAGGGGATCGGTGGTCCTTGCGGTCGATGTGAGGAGGAACGAATCCGGAGGCTGGGAGGTCTTTACCGGGGGCGGCGGCTTCTCGACCGGATTGGATGCGTTCGAGTGGATGAGGGAGGGAGTCAGGCTCGGCTGTGGCGAGATACTGCTGACATCGATCGACCGGGACGGGGATAAAAACGGATACGACCTCGACCTGCTATCGAAGGCGGTATCGTCGGTGCCCGCACCTATAATCGCGTCGGGGGGAGCGGGACGCATGGAGCACTTCCTCGATGCATTTCTCGCGGGGTGCGACGGAGCTCTGGCCGCCTCGGTATTTCATTTCGGAGATATACGCATAGGCGAGCTGAAAGGGTACCTGGCCAGGCATGGTGTACCTGTTCGCTCTGCCCGCGAGGCCTCGTGA